A single uncultured Methanolobus sp. DNA region contains:
- a CDS encoding ABC transporter ATP-binding protein, which produces MVEAIKVEGLSYSYSDGTKALDDVNISINEGEKVVVIGPNGAGKTTFFLHLNGTIKNPGGDVRVFGRRIADLKIEDRIHQVGVVFQDPDDQLFMPTVFDDVAFGPINMGLDKDEVKNRVQKALSKVGLSGFEEKVPHNLSYGQKKRVALAAVLSMEPKVLVLDEPTANLDPKSRADFISLISDLNEKDGITTIIAMHDVNALPALADRVYVLNKRIVAEGSPRDIFSDWSLLNENNLEAPDVFKLFKVLNCFGYSSDDLPLSFDEAVEILTKTIEGTEGHIHLHVHEHTHKEISRVMNSYNHHRNGKK; this is translated from the coding sequence ATGGTAGAAGCGATTAAGGTCGAAGGTCTGAGCTATTCCTATTCTGACGGAACAAAAGCTCTTGATGACGTAAACATCTCAATCAATGAAGGTGAGAAAGTTGTGGTTATCGGACCTAACGGTGCCGGAAAAACCACATTTTTCCTGCATCTGAATGGTACTATCAAGAATCCGGGTGGAGATGTCCGGGTATTTGGCAGGAGGATTGCAGACCTGAAGATCGAAGATCGTATTCATCAGGTAGGTGTTGTTTTCCAGGATCCTGATGACCAGCTTTTCATGCCTACTGTATTTGATGATGTTGCATTCGGTCCTATAAATATGGGTCTTGACAAGGACGAAGTTAAAAACCGTGTTCAAAAGGCTCTTTCAAAGGTCGGTCTTTCAGGCTTTGAAGAGAAAGTACCTCATAATCTGAGTTATGGGCAGAAAAAAAGGGTTGCTCTTGCTGCTGTTCTTTCAATGGAACCTAAGGTGCTTGTACTTGATGAGCCAACAGCAAATCTTGATCCAAAGAGCCGTGCAGATTTTATCAGCCTTATCAGTGATCTGAATGAGAAGGATGGGATTACTACAATCATCGCTATGCACGATGTAAACGCACTTCCGGCTCTTGCAGATCGTGTTTATGTGTTGAATAAGCGTATAGTTGCAGAAGGTTCTCCAAGAGATATTTTTTCGGACTGGTCACTTCTCAATGAGAACAACCTGGAAGCACCGGATGTTTTTAAGCTTTTTAAGGTTCTGAACTGTTTTGGTTATTCTTCAGACGACCTTCCCTTATCTTTTGATGAGGCAGTGGAGATCCTCACAAAAACAATAGAGGGCACCGAAGGCCATATTCATCTGCATGTCCATGAGCATACTCATAAAGAGATCTCCCGTGTGATGAACTCGTACAATCATCACCGTAATGGGAAGAAATAG
- a CDS encoding AarF/UbiB family protein encodes MFRKIRRYITIFRVFSKYNLFSLVYSEVNQYYVSNRRNPCVLDSRNREKAVKLRKALEELGPTFIKLGQILSKRPDIVPAVYIEELGNLQDNVNPLEFDKMKVAFEGFSCSIGTETDETLEHSNFDILSIFDEFNTEAIACASIAQIYEAKLDGKKVAVKITRPNLIETINLDLAILNDIKPLIVRVLGLGKNFDIDAFLFEFRELLNRELDLSNEARNIKRFEENFADVKEVHVPHIYDEFSNENVLVMDYMEGVTIRKLSGVTPEKKKWYADIISKSYLKQVYLDGFYHADPHSSNIILQEGGIAYIDFGAVGTIDDELRRNMLNLFYGIYKKRLDVVFESFMKITGINKEDINIRRFKLDLDDIISKQNYSSGERQSDNYATLALKYDLSLPSEFSTLERALILIEANCLELDPKFNLLENAKPVITKVLMKRYSPFEAFEYLQLEGDRYLEIIKELPQGVNDVIETIRGYKIERFEKKTDEIRKYKTIDSISKYTFLLGILLASSYFAASGEGYLPVMGIIGFMSAIFLFAVMFVNKS; translated from the coding sequence ATGTTCAGGAAGATACGCAGGTACATTACTATTTTCAGGGTGTTTTCAAAGTACAATCTTTTTAGCCTTGTTTACAGTGAGGTAAACCAGTATTATGTTTCTAACAGGAGAAATCCCTGTGTATTGGATTCCAGGAACAGGGAAAAAGCCGTAAAGCTCAGAAAGGCTCTGGAGGAGCTAGGTCCTACTTTCATAAAACTGGGTCAGATCCTGAGTAAAAGACCTGACATCGTTCCTGCTGTGTATATAGAGGAACTCGGTAACCTTCAGGATAATGTCAATCCACTCGAATTCGACAAAATGAAAGTTGCATTTGAGGGATTTAGTTGTAGCATTGGTACTGAGACTGACGAGACACTTGAACATTCAAATTTTGATATTCTTAGCATTTTTGATGAATTCAATACTGAAGCAATTGCATGTGCTTCTATTGCCCAGATATATGAGGCAAAACTTGATGGAAAAAAGGTTGCTGTAAAGATCACAAGGCCTAATTTAATAGAGACCATCAACCTGGATCTTGCAATTCTTAACGATATCAAGCCGCTTATAGTAAGAGTACTTGGCCTTGGCAAGAATTTCGATATTGATGCTTTTCTCTTTGAGTTCAGGGAACTACTTAATCGTGAGCTTGACCTGAGCAATGAGGCAAGGAACATAAAGCGTTTTGAAGAGAATTTTGCGGATGTGAAAGAAGTACATGTTCCGCATATCTATGATGAGTTTTCAAATGAGAATGTCCTTGTGATGGATTACATGGAAGGTGTTACTATCAGAAAGCTCTCGGGCGTGACACCTGAAAAGAAAAAATGGTATGCGGATATTATCAGCAAAAGCTATCTGAAGCAGGTCTATCTCGATGGCTTTTACCATGCGGATCCTCACAGTTCTAACATCATATTGCAGGAAGGTGGTATAGCTTACATTGATTTTGGAGCAGTCGGCACAATTGATGATGAACTGCGCCGCAATATGCTCAACCTTTTCTATGGTATCTACAAGAAGAGACTTGACGTGGTCTTCGAATCGTTCATGAAGATTACCGGCATTAACAAGGAAGATATCAATATACGCCGCTTCAAGCTTGATCTTGATGATATAATCTCAAAGCAGAATTACTCATCCGGCGAGCGCCAGAGTGATAACTACGCTACTCTTGCTCTGAAATATGATCTTTCACTTCCAAGCGAATTCTCAACCCTTGAAAGAGCCTTGATACTCATAGAAGCAAATTGTCTTGAGCTTGATCCAAAATTCAATCTGCTGGAAAATGCAAAACCTGTAATTACAAAGGTTTTGATGAAGCGCTATTCACCATTTGAGGCATTTGAGTACCTGCAGCTTGAAGGCGACAGGTATCTGGAAATTATCAAAGAATTACCTCAGGGCGTTAACGATGTTATTGAAACCATCAGGGGCTATAAGATCGAAAGATTTGAAAAGAAGACCGATGAGATCCGGAAATATAAGACGATAGATTCTATCTCCAAATATACGTTCCTGCTTGGTATTCTGCTGGCATCTTCATACTTTGCAGCCAGTGGAGAGGGTTACCTTCCTGTCATGGGCATTATAGGATTTATGAGTGCAATATTCCTGTTTGCAGTCATGTTTGTAAATAAGTCCTGA
- a CDS encoding class I SAM-dependent methyltransferase — protein MEINHKKGNNFGWLFGGKHYDFFATILGFGNTYYSQVADALPLEKGMNVLDLGCGTESVGIAVSDQLEGNVKLHGLDLSGIQLGYAASKGLKRDVPLNLYRGSMDLLPFNDGSFDLVVTSVAFCETTSEVRKGAIVEVSRVLKEKGFFAIVDCAKPILGLDTVMMLPFFMFKETAESWNNHYPEICRENNLILENEVYIKSYVKCQLFRKAD, from the coding sequence GTGGAAATCAATCACAAAAAAGGAAACAATTTTGGATGGTTATTTGGCGGGAAGCACTATGATTTTTTTGCAACAATTCTTGGATTCGGAAATACATACTACAGCCAGGTAGCTGATGCACTACCATTGGAAAAAGGTATGAATGTGCTTGATCTGGGATGTGGTACTGAGTCTGTTGGTATTGCGGTTTCTGATCAACTAGAAGGGAATGTAAAATTGCATGGACTTGACCTGTCTGGAATTCAGCTTGGATATGCCGCATCCAAAGGTCTGAAAAGAGATGTTCCTCTTAACCTTTATAGGGGTTCAATGGATCTTCTACCGTTCAACGATGGTTCATTTGATCTTGTAGTTACATCTGTGGCGTTCTGTGAAACAACGTCTGAAGTGAGAAAAGGAGCTATCGTGGAGGTTTCAAGGGTATTAAAAGAGAAAGGTTTCTTTGCGATTGTGGATTGTGCAAAGCCTATCCTTGGTCTGGATACAGTAATGATGCTTCCGTTCTTCATGTTCAAGGAAACTGCTGAAAGCTGGAATAATCACTATCCTGAAATTTGCAGAGAAAATAACCTTATTCTTGAAAATGAGGTATATATCAAGTCTTACGTAAAATGCCAGCTTTTTAGAAAAGCTGATTAA
- the rpl12p gene encoding 50S ribosomal protein P1, which produces MEYIYAALLLFKAGKDITEEAVTAVLQAAGVDVSDARAKALVAALDGVDIEEAMATAAVAAAPAAAAAPAAAAAVEEAPAEEEEEDKSEESGMAGLGALFG; this is translated from the coding sequence ATGGAATACATATATGCAGCACTTTTACTCTTTAAAGCAGGTAAAGACATTACAGAAGAAGCAGTAACAGCAGTACTTCAGGCAGCAGGCGTAGACGTCAGCGATGCACGTGCAAAGGCACTTGTCGCAGCTCTTGATGGCGTAGACATCGAGGAAGCAATGGCAACCGCAGCAGTAGCAGCAGCACCTGCAGCAGCAGCAGCTCCAGCAGCAGCAGCAGCTGTAGAAGAAGCACCAGCTGAGGAAGAAGAAGAAGACAAGTCAGAAGAGAGCGGCATGGCTGGTCTCGGAGCACTCTTCGGATAA
- a CDS encoding 50S ribosomal protein L10, which produces MAKEHHTSHIPQWKKDEVEAIKELVKEYPIMGVVGIGGIPAKQLQKMRRDLKGKAVLKVARNTLIKRALEQTDDVKEMVEYVDVQTALVFTEQNPFKLFKTMENSKSPSPIKAGAIAPRDIIVEKGPTSFPPGPILGDMQAAGIPAAIDKGKVVIKDTKTVAKEGEAVSQKLAAMLTRLEIYPMEVGLDLRAALENGMIFTPDVLAIDENKYFSDIVLAAQQAFNTSVFAAYPTEENIKTLIAKATTESRNLGVEAVVLEPGIVDLLLGKAQLEMLSVASAASANNEDAVDDELKEALGAAASAAAASVATTTVEAEEEKEEEQEEEASEEDGMAGLGALFG; this is translated from the coding sequence ATGGCCAAAGAGCACCACACAAGCCACATCCCACAGTGGAAAAAGGATGAAGTTGAGGCAATAAAGGAACTCGTCAAAGAATACCCTATCATGGGTGTTGTAGGCATTGGAGGAATTCCAGCAAAGCAACTTCAGAAGATGAGAAGGGATCTTAAAGGCAAGGCTGTTTTGAAAGTCGCAAGAAACACTCTTATCAAGAGAGCACTTGAGCAGACCGATGATGTAAAGGAAATGGTAGAGTACGTAGACGTACAGACCGCCCTTGTATTCACTGAACAGAATCCATTCAAACTGTTCAAGACAATGGAGAATAGCAAGAGCCCATCCCCTATCAAAGCAGGTGCCATTGCACCTCGTGACATTATCGTCGAAAAGGGACCAACATCATTCCCACCTGGCCCAATTCTCGGAGATATGCAGGCAGCAGGAATACCTGCAGCGATCGACAAGGGCAAAGTGGTAATAAAAGATACAAAAACCGTAGCAAAGGAAGGCGAAGCTGTTTCACAGAAACTCGCTGCAATGCTTACAAGACTCGAGATCTATCCTATGGAAGTAGGTCTTGACCTAAGAGCAGCCCTTGAGAACGGAATGATCTTCACACCAGATGTACTGGCCATTGACGAAAACAAATACTTCTCAGACATTGTGCTGGCAGCACAGCAGGCATTCAACACATCCGTGTTCGCAGCATACCCAACAGAAGAGAACATCAAGACACTCATTGCAAAAGCAACAACAGAGTCACGCAACCTTGGTGTCGAAGCTGTGGTCCTGGAACCAGGAATTGTCGATCTGCTTCTTGGAAAAGCACAGTTGGAGATGCTTTCAGTTGCATCCGCTGCATCTGCTAACAATGAAGATGCAGTTGACGATGAGCTGAAGGAAGCACTCGGTGCAGCAGCAAGCGCAGCAGCAGCATCTGTTGCAACAACAACTGTTGAAGCAGAAGAAGAGAAGGAAGAAGAACAGGAAGAAGAGGCATCAGAAGAAGACGGCATGGCCGGACTTGGAGCACTCTTCGGATAA
- a CDS encoding 50S ribosomal protein L1 has product MADENIVKAIEKLIAESPERKFSEGVELAINLKNLDMSQPKNRVDEEILLPNGLGKDLKIAVFAKGEVGLQAKDAGAEMVFSEEDLAEMGTDKARARSVANEYDFFIAEVQYMAQIGKALGAILGPRGKMPTPLPPGKNVADLINSARSSIRIRSKDKLTFHVSVGRKNMEVQKLAENIETVLSRVEGALEKGKHNIRSIYVTTTMGKSVKVV; this is encoded by the coding sequence ATGGCAGACGAAAATATAGTAAAAGCTATTGAAAAGTTAATAGCCGAATCACCTGAAAGGAAATTCTCAGAGGGTGTTGAGCTTGCTATTAACCTAAAGAATCTGGACATGAGTCAGCCTAAAAACCGTGTTGATGAAGAAATATTACTTCCAAACGGATTGGGTAAAGACCTCAAGATCGCAGTATTTGCGAAAGGAGAAGTAGGTCTCCAGGCAAAAGATGCTGGCGCAGAGATGGTATTCTCAGAAGAAGATCTTGCAGAGATGGGAACAGACAAAGCACGTGCAAGATCAGTTGCCAACGAGTATGACTTCTTCATTGCAGAAGTTCAGTACATGGCACAGATCGGTAAGGCACTTGGTGCCATATTAGGTCCAAGAGGAAAGATGCCAACTCCATTGCCACCAGGAAAGAACGTGGCTGATCTTATCAACAGCGCAAGAAGCTCAATAAGAATCAGATCAAAAGACAAGCTTACTTTCCACGTATCTGTTGGCCGCAAAAACATGGAAGTCCAGAAACTTGCAGAGAACATAGAAACAGTCCTTAGTAGAGTGGAAGGTGCCCTTGAAAAAGGTAAGCACAACATAAGATCCATTTATGTTACAACCACTATGGGTAAATCAGTGAAGGTGGTATAA
- a CDS encoding 50S ribosomal protein L11: protein MANVVEALVPGGKANPGPPLGPALGPLGINIKDVIDKINEKTRDYNGMQVPVKVIVAADKSFEIEVGTPPTSALILQEAGIQKGSGEPSKTIVGNITIAQAAKIARMKKDDILSYDLKAAVKEVIGSCVPMGVTAEGMSPKECQKAIDEGQFDDALAQEAW from the coding sequence ATGGCAAATGTTGTAGAAGCATTGGTCCCAGGAGGAAAAGCAAATCCAGGTCCACCACTCGGCCCTGCTCTTGGTCCTCTTGGAATTAACATAAAAGACGTGATCGACAAGATCAACGAGAAGACAAGAGATTACAATGGGATGCAAGTCCCGGTCAAGGTAATAGTAGCAGCTGACAAGAGTTTCGAAATTGAAGTAGGAACCCCACCAACATCTGCACTCATATTACAGGAAGCTGGAATCCAGAAGGGATCTGGCGAACCTAGCAAAACAATCGTAGGAAACATTACTATTGCACAGGCAGCAAAGATTGCACGCATGAAGAAGGATGATATCCTTTCATACGACCTTAAAGCTGCTGTAAAAGAAGTAATTGGATCCTGTGTCCCAATGGGCGTTACTGCTGAAGGCATGTCTCCAAAGGAATGCCAGAAAGCTATCGACGAGGGACAGTTTGATGACGCTCTGGCACAAGAAGCATGGTAA
- a CDS encoding transcription elongation factor Spt5, which translates to MSAESAIFVVKTTANQERSVANMITQSARKEHLDIRAILAPDELKGYVLIEAAAPEEVEQAIQTVPHARALVKGRSSIEEISHFLTPKPTVTGISEGAIIEITSGPFKGEKARVKRVDEGHEEITVELFDAVVPIPITIRGDTVRVLRKDEDENA; encoded by the coding sequence ATGTCTGCAGAGTCAGCAATATTCGTAGTCAAAACAACTGCGAATCAGGAAAGATCAGTAGCAAATATGATAACTCAGTCCGCAAGGAAAGAGCATCTGGACATCAGGGCGATCCTTGCACCGGATGAGCTAAAAGGATATGTGCTAATTGAAGCAGCAGCCCCTGAGGAAGTGGAACAGGCAATACAGACCGTACCCCACGCCAGAGCATTGGTGAAAGGACGATCTTCTATAGAAGAAATCTCACACTTCCTTACTCCAAAACCAACCGTAACAGGAATCTCCGAAGGCGCTATCATCGAGATAACATCCGGTCCTTTCAAAGGCGAAAAGGCACGCGTGAAGAGAGTCGATGAAGGACACGAGGAAATCACAGTAGAACTGTTCGATGCAGTTGTACCGATACCTATAACTATCCGCGGAGATACTGTAAGAGTCCTCAGGAAAGATGAAGATGAAAATGCCTGA
- a CDS encoding protein translocase SEC61 complex subunit gamma codes for MAENSFDLSNINSESINRSLKTYLRVLKLTKKPSREEFLTIAKVAGLGILAIGFIGFLIYVLLVEMPKWV; via the coding sequence TTGGCAGAAAATTCATTCGATCTAAGTAATATAAATAGCGAGAGCATAAACCGATCCTTGAAGACATATTTAAGGGTACTTAAACTCACAAAAAAACCCTCCAGAGAGGAATTCCTGACCATAGCCAAGGTTGCGGGTCTGGGCATCCTTGCTATAGGATTCATAGGTTTCCTTATTTATGTACTTCTGGTGGAAATGCCTAAATGGGTGTAA
- the ftsZ gene encoding cell division protein FtsZ yields the protein MRSIVEEALARSEQEVNLRGSPSSPQHKDINAELEEMLRQLHTNIKVIGCGGGGSNSTQRMVEEGIKGAEFIAVNTDAQHLLNIKADQKILIGRKKTRGLGAGSLPQIGEDAALESVDEIAAVVNGCDMVFITCGLGGGTGTGSAPIVAEAARDVGALTIAVVTLPFSVEGQVRRTNAEAGLERLREVADTVIVVPNDKLLEVVPRLPLQAAFKVSDEVLMRAVKGITELITKPGLVNLDFADVRTVMQNGGVAMIGLGEADGEAKAVESVQKALRSPLLDVDISGATSALVNVIGGPDMTIAEAESVVQEVYSRIDPEARLIWGAQVNDELEQTVRTMIVVTGVKSPQIYGHGGAKNVTRKYGIDFVK from the coding sequence ATGAGATCCATAGTAGAAGAGGCACTTGCAAGGTCTGAACAGGAGGTAAATCTCCGCGGCTCACCTTCAAGCCCCCAGCACAAAGACATAAATGCAGAGTTAGAGGAGATGCTACGCCAGCTACACACCAATATCAAAGTGATAGGTTGTGGTGGAGGAGGCTCCAACAGTACTCAGAGAATGGTCGAAGAGGGAATCAAAGGCGCAGAGTTCATCGCAGTAAATACAGATGCTCAGCACCTACTTAACATAAAGGCAGACCAGAAGATACTCATAGGCAGAAAAAAGACCAGAGGTCTTGGTGCCGGCAGTCTCCCGCAGATAGGAGAAGATGCAGCTCTTGAGAGCGTTGACGAGATAGCAGCTGTGGTGAACGGTTGCGACATGGTGTTCATTACATGCGGACTTGGAGGAGGAACTGGAACAGGTTCAGCACCAATTGTAGCAGAAGCTGCAAGAGACGTAGGTGCTCTTACAATTGCCGTTGTTACATTACCTTTCAGTGTGGAAGGTCAGGTCAGAAGAACAAATGCGGAAGCAGGTCTGGAGAGACTTAGAGAAGTTGCCGACACCGTAATTGTTGTTCCAAATGACAAGCTCCTTGAGGTTGTTCCTAGATTGCCACTTCAGGCAGCGTTCAAAGTATCCGATGAAGTGCTCATGAGAGCAGTAAAAGGAATCACAGAACTTATCACAAAACCAGGTCTTGTTAACCTTGACTTTGCCGATGTCAGGACCGTCATGCAGAACGGTGGCGTGGCAATGATCGGACTTGGCGAAGCTGATGGTGAGGCAAAAGCTGTTGAATCAGTACAGAAAGCACTTCGCAGCCCACTTCTGGACGTAGACATATCTGGTGCAACATCAGCACTTGTCAATGTCATCGGCGGACCGGACATGACAATTGCAGAAGCTGAAAGTGTTGTGCAGGAAGTTTACAGCAGGATCGATCCTGAAGCAAGACTCATCTGGGGAGCTCAGGTCAATGATGAACTTGAGCAGACCGTGCGCACAATGATAGTGGTCACCGGTGTGAAGTCACCGCAGATATACGGTCATGGCGGCGCAAAGAACGTAACCCGAAAATACGGAATCGATTTTGTTAAATAG
- a CDS encoding D-aminoacyl-tRNA deacylase produces the protein MTGETGLENMKKINILCSAADAASQNIKEHLLQNAEWDKAQDIPGDWKELISVYENAEMRILEIEGHHIYEDRIDEKMKSSGYDTDLIVVASKHKSSDGRSVLTAHFTGNPDKADFGGRQRELSVAAPHMLRHILKNMQRFSTELDYEVNMESTHHGPTDLKTPMVYAEIGSSEIQWKDPKAGNVAAKAILEAIRESIDMKEDDRYIPVAIGFGGGHYASRQTELILGTEVTFGHNFPDYQLAFVDKDMMLQAFEKSGADFAYFDRKSMSAKERERLSTLTEELHYIILRESDIREIGKVPWNLFLDIKNKFNELCPEGKFRASETFTSQTENIRLKSENESDEIVLCTINEELFQETVKANRKLTEEMLARCAPVYMERNNGTLSNTILGIGEGTKSAMQNVTNECIKILKEHYEIKYIPDENILCIISEKFDPKAAKELDIPPGPMLGELAKGNPIVLDGKTIKPEMVHKRMVKRIRLSD, from the coding sequence ATGACCGGAGAGACAGGACTAGAGAACATGAAGAAGATAAACATATTATGTTCTGCCGCTGATGCTGCAAGCCAGAACATAAAAGAACACTTACTTCAAAACGCAGAGTGGGATAAAGCACAAGATATACCCGGCGACTGGAAGGAACTCATTTCAGTTTATGAAAATGCGGAAATGAGAATTCTAGAAATTGAAGGACATCATATTTATGAAGACCGGATTGATGAGAAGATGAAGTCATCCGGATATGACACAGACCTGATAGTTGTCGCTTCAAAGCATAAGAGCAGCGACGGAAGATCGGTACTCACTGCTCACTTTACCGGAAACCCGGACAAAGCAGATTTCGGAGGAAGACAACGAGAGCTTTCTGTGGCCGCACCACATATGTTGCGCCACATACTGAAAAACATGCAAAGATTCTCTACGGAACTGGATTATGAAGTGAACATGGAGTCCACACATCACGGACCTACCGATCTGAAAACACCAATGGTTTATGCAGAGATAGGGAGTTCTGAGATACAATGGAAAGATCCTAAAGCAGGCAACGTTGCAGCAAAGGCTATACTCGAAGCCATCAGAGAATCCATAGATATGAAAGAGGATGACCGATACATCCCTGTTGCGATTGGTTTTGGCGGAGGACATTATGCATCCAGGCAAACTGAACTAATACTGGGAACAGAAGTTACGTTCGGACATAATTTTCCGGATTACCAATTAGCTTTTGTAGACAAAGATATGATGTTGCAGGCTTTTGAGAAATCTGGTGCTGATTTTGCATATTTTGACAGGAAATCCATGAGTGCAAAAGAAAGAGAGAGACTATCCACCCTTACAGAAGAGTTACATTATATAATACTAAGAGAGAGTGACATCAGGGAGATTGGAAAGGTCCCATGGAATCTGTTCCTGGATATTAAGAACAAGTTCAATGAGCTCTGTCCAGAAGGAAAGTTCAGAGCCAGTGAGACATTCACATCGCAGACAGAGAACATCCGGTTGAAAAGTGAGAACGAAAGTGATGAAATAGTTCTGTGCACCATCAATGAAGAATTGTTCCAGGAAACCGTCAAAGCAAACAGGAAGCTTACTGAAGAAATGCTTGCACGTTGTGCGCCCGTTTACATGGAAAGAAATAACGGGACTCTCTCAAATACCATACTGGGAATAGGAGAAGGGACTAAAAGTGCTATGCAGAACGTTACAAATGAATGCATTAAAATACTAAAAGAGCATTATGAAATTAAATATATTCCTGATGAGAATATACTTTGCATCATCAGTGAAAAATTTGATCCGAAAGCAGCAAAAGAACTGGATATTCCTCCCGGGCCAATGCTTGGAGAACTTGCAAAAGGAAACCCAATAGTACTAGATGGAAAAACCATCAAGCCCGAGATGGTGCACAAAAGAATGGTAAAGCGTATCCGGTTGTCCGATTAG
- a CDS encoding MBL fold metallo-hydrolase — protein sequence MVKSDEMVIYIDPHGLGNEKIPEDDMADLILITHEHFGHCDPDSIRKVRKSDSTTLIPEKMSLQFRGDARRVMEGDSLSGELCIKGVDIEVLPSYATCNPDRTLDDGVGYFFTFNDLKIYHAGHSCCIPDMSASPDVLVLPVDCLITDVQKALDSVVKFSPDYVIPMSYSDVNNTEASEFLDAIRSKLPSTEVLFL from the coding sequence ATGGTAAAGTCTGATGAAATGGTCATTTATATTGATCCTCATGGACTTGGCAATGAAAAGATTCCTGAAGATGATATGGCAGATCTTATCCTGATCACACACGAGCACTTCGGTCACTGTGATCCGGATTCTATCAGAAAGGTTCGCAAATCCGATTCTACAACTCTTATTCCTGAGAAGATGAGCCTGCAGTTCAGGGGCGATGCCAGGAGAGTAATGGAGGGTGATTCTCTGTCAGGTGAGCTATGCATTAAAGGAGTAGATATTGAAGTTCTTCCTTCATATGCCACTTGCAATCCGGATCGCACTCTTGATGATGGTGTTGGTTACTTCTTCACTTTCAATGATCTAAAAATATATCATGCAGGACACTCATGCTGTATTCCTGATATGTCTGCTTCTCCTGATGTCTTAGTGTTGCCTGTGGATTGTCTTATAACGGATGTTCAAAAAGCACTGGATTCTGTAGTTAAATTTTCGCCGGATTATGTAATTCCAATGTCTTATAGTGATGTAAATAATACTGAAGCATCAGAGTTTTTAGATGCAATAAGGTCAAAGCTTCCTTCAACAGAGGTCTTATTCTTATAA
- a CDS encoding ribonuclease P protein component 4 encodes MAKSRKKSKVVARSIAQERIEYLFGLARSEFSASSEMSKRYVALARKIGMRHRVSISSELKRTFCKNCGSLLVPGNNSRVRLKDDTIIITCLDCGSIKRYPFDKEKKE; translated from the coding sequence ATGGCCAAATCCCGAAAAAAAAGCAAGGTTGTAGCCCGTAGTATTGCGCAGGAGCGTATAGAGTATCTTTTCGGTCTTGCAAGAAGTGAGTTTTCAGCTTCTTCTGAAATGAGTAAAAGATATGTTGCACTTGCCCGCAAAATTGGCATGAGGCACAGGGTTAGCATTTCATCCGAATTGAAAAGGACTTTTTGCAAAAACTGCGGTTCATTGCTTGTGCCAGGGAATAATTCAAGGGTGCGTTTGAAGGATGATACTATAATAATCACATGTCTTGATTGTGGCAGTATTAAACGGTATCCTTTTGATAAAGAAAAGAAAGAATGA
- a CDS encoding transcriptional regulator — MEELIGFVTGNKNRQKLLALLGSKHQLDAAKLAKNMHIARPSVEKIVGELLEKELIVQESDVYMLTELGESLERKVQSI, encoded by the coding sequence ATGGAAGAATTGATCGGATTTGTAACTGGTAACAAAAATCGCCAGAAATTACTCGCTCTTTTAGGTTCAAAACATCAGCTTGATGCTGCAAAACTTGCCAAGAACATGCATATAGCACGTCCCTCAGTAGAAAAGATAGTAGGGGAGTTACTTGAAAAAGAGTTGATAGTTCAGGAATCTGATGTATATATGCTTACTGAACTGGGTGAATCTCTGGAACGTAAGGTTCAGAGCATTTAA